One stretch of Planctomycetaceae bacterium DNA includes these proteins:
- a CDS encoding YkgJ family cysteine cluster protein, whose translation MDSHTDTAPWYFTGLAFECTACGRCCAGPDEGYVWVTETDIKAIADYLHITPQEMRRKYVRRVGRRYSLLEFKRTHDCVFLTPESQGARTCRIYPVRPIQCRTWPFWPSNLLHPDTWAEAGARCVGINRGRCLSPEEIDERKLSTRE comes from the coding sequence ATGGATTCCCACACTGATACTGCGCCCTGGTACTTCACTGGCCTGGCGTTTGAATGCACCGCCTGCGGACGGTGCTGTGCCGGTCCGGACGAAGGGTACGTCTGGGTGACCGAGACCGACATCAAGGCCATCGCCGACTACCTGCACATCACGCCCCAGGAGATGCGCCGCAAGTACGTGCGCCGCGTCGGGCGGCGGTACAGCCTCCTCGAATTCAAACGCACGCACGACTGCGTGTTCCTGACGCCCGAGTCGCAGGGCGCCCGCACCTGCCGCATCTACCCCGTGCGGCCGATCCAATGCCGCACCTGGCCGTTCTGGCCCAGCAACCTCCTGCACCCCGACACCTGGGCCGAAGCCGGCGCCCGATGCGTCGGGATCAACCGCGGACGCTGCCTTTCCCCAGAGGAAATCGATGAGCGGAAGCTCAGCACGCGCGAGTAG